In the genome of Planococcus donghaensis, the window AAAAGTGCAATTCCGCTCCAAGCCAGCGCTTTCCATGATCGTTTCCACAGACCGATAATCGCCAAGACAACTGCCCCAATCACCAGAGACCACAGCAAAATTCCAACTAGAAAAAAGCTCATGTTTATGCGCCTCCGTTCATCCTATTCCTCAATTAATCTATACCCGATTTTCAAAATAAACATACGTCCTCACAAAAAAAGACAGCCTTTTAGGCTGCCTTCTCACATACATTTTATAGGTTTTGGAAAAACAATCGAATAACATCTAAGCCGCCAATAACGTTCCCAGCTGCCGTGCCTAAATTCGTCAGTACCACAACCAATAAAACACGTGTTACTTTATTGTCCCAAAATCCTTTGAGCGTAAAAACGTCTTTCGACAAGGTTTGGAAATCTCCAACATTGGGACGACGAACATAGGCTTGGGCCAGTCCCGAAAACCATCCGGCAGCCAAAAGAGGATGTAAGGCGCCAATTGGCCCGCCGACAAACGCTGTTAAAATTGCTAATGGGTGACCAAAAGCAATTGCTGCACCAATTGCGCCAAGACAGGCTGTCCACAAAATCCAACTAACGGTTTGGTCAATTCCTGCTGCTGGGTTGTTCATGAACGTAATAGCGATCATCGCAACCAACGCCAATGGAATGGCCCACCCAATAACTTTTGGCCATTTCGATTTAGGTGGAACTTCTGAGAGTTTCTTTAAATCGTGGTCGTTATGCACTTCTTTAATGATTCCTGGCACATGAGCGGCACCCAAAACAGCGACGATTTTTTTACCAGGAGCTTCTTTTATTTTTTGTGCCAAATACTGATCACGTTCATCAATAAGTGGTGTTTTTAGTTTTGGAAAAACTTGGGTAAAATCATCCATCACCGCGTTCAACGTATCTTGTGACTTCATCTTTTCCAAGTCTTCTTCTGAAATAGTTTCTTTGCTAAAAATGCTAAAGAATACAGAAGTGAGCAGTTGCGCTTTTCCCATAAAGCCGATATTGCCCCAAATACGTGAAAACGTCACTTGAATATTGCGATCCGCTAATACAAGTTCTGCTCCAGCTTCTTTAGCAGAGGCAATTCCTTGAATCATTTCTTGACCAGGTTTAATGCCAAACTGATCGGCTAACCGATTTTGAAACGAAGAAATCGCTAAGTTCATCAACAATAAACTCGCCTTTTTGTCTTTGATCACTTTAAAAATATCGGTTTCTTTCCATTTGCTATCTTGCGTTACCGATTCATAGCGTTGTGCATCCAATTCGATACAAACCGAATCAGGCTGTTCTGCTTCAATAACTGCCTTCACCTGTTCAGCACTTGCTTTAGAAACGTGTGCCGTCCCGATTAGGATTAATTCTTTTTCGCCGTATTCTATGCGTGTAATATTATCCTCAATCATGTTGTACTTCCTTCGTAGAACTATATTTCCCCTCATCTCAGATGAAAAGACTGTCTATTCTTTATAATGAATCAGAATTGCAAAAATATCAACGTTGCACCCTTTTGTTTCACGGAGAAAAGCAGAAAAAGATCACAAATCAGGCGCATTGAACGTATCGCCATCTTTTAAATTACCGGATTGAAATCCTTTTTTAAACCAGCGTTGTCGTTGTTCTGAACTCCCGTGTGTAAAACTTTCAGGAACGACGTACCCACGCGCACGTTGTTGAATGGTATCGTCTCCTACAGCACTTGCTGCCGTTAATGCTTCTTGCAAGTCACCTTCTTCTAAATATCCCATGCCTTGCGCATGATGAGCCCACACACCTGATAAATAATCCGCTTGAAGTTCTAAGCGAACCTGCACTTTATTGTATTCTTCTTCACTTAATTGATTGCGCAGCGGTTGTACTTCTTCCATCACGCCAAGTAAATTTTGAACATGGTGACCAACTTCATGTGCCACGACGTATGCCATCGCGAAATCGCCCGGTGCTTGGAATTGCGTTTGTAATTCATTGTAGAAACTTAAATCGATGTAAAGTTTGTAATCGCCTGGACAATAAAACGGTCCAATCGATGCTCCCGCTGTTCCGCAAGCCGATTCAACACTGCCTGTGTACAGGACGAGTGTTGGTTCTACATATTCCATGCCTTCTTCAGCAAAAACTTCTGTCCAAACGTCTTCCGTATCTGCAAGGACGACTGAGACAAATTCAGCCAACTCTTCTTCTTCGGGTGTGGCTTCGTAAGGCTGATTGGAAGTAGTTCCTGAAGATCCACCTAATTGATCCATAATAACTCCTGGGTCGCCACCTAAAAAAGCGACGAGTAGGACGATTAGAATACCCCCGATACCTCCTCCGGCTACAATCGCTCCACCTTTGCCTCTTCGATCTTCAACGTTCCTGCTGGCTTTTCTGCCTTTCCAGTCCATAAAAGGTCCCTCGTTTCACTATGATTTTATAGTTAAGCATACCCGTTATCGACTTAGTTTAAATCCATTTTACATAGGCGATAAATTAAAAATCGTTCACGCGGTTCTTTATGGAAATCGGGCAACTGAATTTCTTTTACTAATAGAAAAGCTGTGCTCGTTTCTAAGTACTCGCTATACTCTTGTGGGGCAAAAAATAAAACGATATCGACTGTTCGCGGAGCCTCTTCAGCAGAGCGCAAAACATTATTGAGAAAAGAGATGAATACTTGCACTGAAAAAGGATTAAAAAAGTAAAATTTATTGTCTTGGTCTGCGACTTGGTAGTCTTGTGCTAAGCAATTATAGAAGCTAATGCTCGACTCAGCGTCTTCGTGCTGCTCAAGATACCTTTTTTTATTTTCAAGAGCTTCAGCGTAAAATACCGGATTCATCTCAATTCCAGCACTTTTTGTTCCAAAGAAATGATAAACATAAAAGTTTAAACGTCCTTTGCCACATCCAACATCGACAAGTTGATCTTCTGAAATCACCGGATAATGTGTGAACAACACATCGAGTAAATCATACGGAGTTGGCTCATAGCGATGATGATGTAGAGAATCGGTAAATCCTTGTTGGTGCCCCACAGTTATGATGTTTAGGTGATTGTCATACACTTGCTCGTCCATTTCGTCCCACTTCCTTCCTCACTAAAATTTTACGTTTTCATCTTGCAATTAACAGAGATATTTGTTATAGTACAGCTAATTCAATATTTCTTGCTCCATTTTTATGGAGTAGGATAGAGGCGCAAAAACCATCAGTACGCAAAATGAGGACGATGAGGTCCATTGACGTTTGCCGAAAGGGGGATTTGCCGAAGTGACGGAAAGCTCATATTTCCGTGCGCTGGGTCTGTATTTAACAAATGCAGGACTGTCATATAGGTAACTATATGGAGGGCTATCTGATGCACAGGAACGAATGGTAAACATTGTTTCTACTGCAGCAACAGGACCCCCTGTTGCTGCTTTTTTGTTTATTCCTGACTGGCCCCTCACCTCTAAGCTACGAAAAAAATTAGAAAAGGGTGTGTTGTTTATGAATTTCGGCCAAATTATTACAGCAATGGTAACACCGTTCGACCAACAAGGAGAAATCGATTTCCCAGCAACCAAAAAACTAATCGAGCATTTAATCGCGAACGGCTCTGATGGCCTTGTTGTTGCCGGTACAACAGGTGAATCACCTACCTTATCAATCGAGGAGAAAGTAGAGTTATTCCAATTTACCGTAAACACAGTCGCGGGTCGAATTCCGGTTATTGCAGGAACGGGATCGAATAATACGCGTGCTTCTATTTCATTGACGCAACAAGCAGAAGAAGTCGGTGTTGACGGCGTCATGCTTGTAACGCCATATTACAATAAACCTTCACAAGAAGGCATGTACCAACATTTCCAAGCGATCGCCGAGTCTACGAATTTGCCTGTGATGCTTTATAACATTCCTGGTCGCAGCGTAGTTAATTTGTCTCCTGAGACAATCATTCGCTTATCCCAAATTAGCAATATTGTTTCCGTTAAAGAAGCGAGTGGCGATTTAGACGCCGCAGCACAAATTATCGAAAATACGCCTGACTCTTTTACTGTTTACAGCGGTGATGATAGCTTAACACTGCCAATGCTATCAATCGGTGGAACTGGAATTGTTTCGGTTTCTGCACACATTATTGGCAACGATATGCAAGACATGATCACAAGCTTTAAAACAGGTGATGTAAAAACAGCAGCAGCTATTCACAGACGCTTAGTGCCTACGATGAAAGCATTGTTTGCTGCACCAAATCCAACTCCAGTTAAAGCAGCTCTTAACATTACGGGCGTTCAAGTAGGCGGCGTTCGCTTGCCAATGATTCCATTAACAGTAGAAGAAACCGTGACGTTACGTGCATCTTTACCTGATTTGCATTCAAAAGCAGTAACAAACTAAAGCCGAAAAAACGCTGAAGTTCATCATGAACTTCAGCGTTTTTTTGATTTGATTTATATTAGTCCGTAAGCACAATTTCTGCCGTCTGCTTTTGCTTTGTAAAGGTAACTGTCTGCCCGCGACAGCCAGCTGCTAGTATCATCACCAGGCAAATATACCGCGACTCCAATACTGACAGTAACCGATACACTCTGCCAATTAGCTACCTCCATATGCTTGCATATGGCATCGCCTGTAGCCAATCCTTCTTCTGCACCCATATCTGGCATAATAATCACAAATTCTTCTCCACCAAGACGTGTCACAATGCCAGTTGATCCGACAACTTCTTCTAAACGTCTAGCTAACTCTTGTAACACTTCGTCACCTGTTTGATGACCATGGGTATCATTAACTCGCTTGAAATGATCGATATCTAACAGGAGAATAGTAACTTTGCGCCCTTTTTCTGCTTGCACTAAAAAATGAGTTAGCCGTTCTTCCAGATAGCGCCGGTTTTTTGAACCGGTTAGTGAGTCTGTAATAGCTAACTGTTGGAGTTCTAAATTTAAAGCTAACAACTCTTGCTGCTTGTCTTCAACTTCATGCATTAAATTTTGTAATTGATCGTAAGCATCTATTGTCTCGCGATTAATTTCTTCAGCATTGCGTTTAGCACGCAATAATTCTTTTTCATACTCTCCCCGAACGCTCATCTGTATTAAAGCGCACTCGTAAAATCCATCGTACTCTACTGCATTCATTAACGCCGGCATAGATCCTGTTGAGCTTTTCAAGGTTAAAAACATCTCATTGACAGTGCCGTGCATTTTAATAGAAGGAGTAAAGTAAGTTTGAAAATACATTCGTGATGCGATTGTTAGCAACTCATGAATATGTTGCGGATTTTCTACACCTGTTAAATTCCGCAATGTGCTGTTGATTTCAACTATACGCAAGTCCCGGTCCAGAACTAAATACCCGCAAGGTGCTCTATCGAGTTGCTGTTCCATTGTCTTCACTCCTACTCCGCCAAGTACCCCTTGATGCATGCTACGGTCTCCTCAACATCGCTTAAATGCGGGTTATGTCCCACCGCTTCCATTATCACCAAACGACTGTCAGCGATTTTTTCGTGAATGTACGCACCAATTTCTACAGGTACAATCGCGTCAAATTTCGGCTGAAGAATTAAGGTTGGGATTGTTACTTTATCCAATTGATCGCGAAGATCTGAAGTAAAAGTCACTTCAGCAAATTGGCGTGCAATCATCGGATCATTAGAGCATAATATCTCCTCAAAGTTTTCCGCCAGTTGAGGTCGCTCCTCATTTAACATCACTACAGGAGCCAAATATTTTGCCCATTCTTTATAATTTATCTCCATCATGTCTAATAATTCATCAATGTCCGATCGCTCAAACCCTCCATTATAGCCAGGTTCGTTCATATAATAAGGCGATGGCCCAATCATAATCATTTTTTCCATCAACTCCGGTTGTTCAATCGATGCGAGCAACCCAATCATCGAACTAACGGAATGTCCAACAAAAATCAGCTTTTCAAGTTCGAGTGCAGCACACACTTCTAATAAATCTTGCTTATAACCATCTAGCGTACTGTAACGCTCTTTCGAGTAGGCCGATTTATCACTATTTCCTGATCCAACATAATCAAACGTCACAACGCGATAATTCATTTGAAATTTCATAATGGTATTGTTCCAAACTTGTTGGTCACACCCAAATCCGTGACCAAATACTAGCGTTTTTTCGCCTTGTCCCGTCACTCGTACATTGTTACGCTTTAAAATATCCATTTTCACTGTTGCTCCGCCTTTTTTTGCTTCTCATGATGAGAAAAATTAGATTAGTTAAAAATTAAATATACTTAATCATAGCATCAATACATGAATTTTAAAGAGCTTGAACTAAAAAATATCTTGGCAAAAAGCACTAATCACCAACAATAAATTTTATAACAAAAAAAATACAGCAGACAAAAGTCTGCTGTATGGCATATTTTCACAGTATAAACTAATAGAAATTAAATGAACAACTACTTTTTTGCTCTGCCTAACGACAGATATTTCAATACCTACCAGCTTGCCTTTTTAACACCCGGAATCTGCCCTTTATGTGCCAGTTCTCGGAAAGTGATACGTGAGATCCCAAATTTGCGCATAAAACTACGCGGTCTTCCTGTCACTACGCAACGATTGTTCAAACGAGTTGGCGATGAATCTTTTGGTAACTTAGCTAATGCTACAAAGTCGCCTTTTTCTTTTAATTCTTGTCGCTTTTCTGCAAATTTGGCAACTAGCGCTTGCTGCTTCTTGTGACGTGCCACTTTTGATTTTTTAGCCATTTATCCACCTCTTCAAATTAGTAATGATTACGATTTATAGAACAAAAAAATTATTTCGTTTCACGATGAAGCGTTACTTTTCTCAGACGTGGACTGTATTTCTTTAATTCGATGCGTTCGGGATTTGTACGCTTGTTTTTTGTTGTACTGTAATTCCGGTCCCCAGTTTCTGTACACGCTAATGTTATGTTGACTCTCATCTTTTTTTCCTCCTAAACAAGTAATTGAAATTTTGGTAGTGGATCGTTAAACTTTGTCCAATCCTGTTCTTTTTCCTCATCAGTCAGCAAACAAAGGTCTAGTTCTTTTACGATGGATGACTGATCCATGTCAATTCCAATCAGCACTAGCTCCGTCATTTTTATGCCATTTTCTAAATCCCATTGTCCCGCATATTCAATCCCTAGTGAAGGTCCTGCTTGTGACAATAGAACAGCTGTCTCACTTCTTGTGGCCAACCACAAAAATCCTTTAGCACGGACGATTTCCGCTGGCCATTGCAAAATCCAATCCATCAACCGCTGCGGATGGAACGGCTGCTGACTTCGGTAAACAAATGACGCAATGCCATATTCTTCAGATTCCGGAATATGCTCTTCATTCAATTCCTTTATCCAGCCCGCACTTTGGCTTGATTTTTCAAAATCGAACAAGCCTGTATTGATCACTTTGTCTAGAGCTACTTTTGAATGAATCGTTTCAATAATTTCGGCATCCGGATTTAAAGTTGCTAGCAATTCTTTCAACTGATTTTTTTCTTTTTGTGGGATTAAGTCGAGTTTGTTTAATAAGATAACGTTGGCAAACTCTATCTGATCAATTAGCAAGTCTGATATATCACGAATATCGTCTTCGGTCGCTTCTTGACTTCTATCAAGTAACGACTCACCTGACGCAAAATCCTTCCAAAAAGCATATCCGTCAACCACAGTGACCAAAGTATCCAATCGGCAACTTTTCGATAAATCGATTCCTACTACCTCGTCTTGATATGTAAAAGTTTGCGCAACGGGCAGCGGCTCACTAATTCCCGATGATTCAATAACGATACAATCAATTTCACCACGGTTTACCAGCTTTTCAACCTCTATCATAAGATCTTCTCGCAACGTGCAACAAATACAACCATTCTGCAGTTGGACTAGCTTTTCAGTAGTTTTTGAAAAACCACCTTGTTCTATTAAACTTGCATCAATATTCACTTCACTCATATCGTTAACAATTACAGCCACTTTCAAGTTTTCTCGATTAGAAAGTAAATGATTTAGTAAAGTTGTTTTACCGGCTCCTAAGTAGCCACTTAGCACCGTAATTGGAACTGGACTCCTCATGCATCCACCAGCTTTCTTTTTTTAAATAGTAATGATTACGTTTTACATTGTATAAAAAAAGAAACAAGAACGCAAGCTTTTATTTTAAGACCTCTAGGTTTGCTTCTAAAACCAACAGGGTACATTATCATTACCTTGCTTTACAGGTGATTTATCACTATTTAGGAGGAACTTGAAATGACTAACGAAGGAACTACATTAATTCAGTCATATGATGTCCAAGCAGAAGTTTTGCACAAAATTAACGAATTAAAAGCACAAGGCTTTAAAGAAGAAGATATGTACGTAATTGCCAAGTATGACAATCAATTATCGATGGTTCAAGGGCAAACGAATGTTCATTTGGATGCACAAGAAGAGGAAAACATTATGAGTAAATTCAAAGCATTTATTTCTGGCGAAGATTCTACACGCCATGCTTTTACACAAATGGGATTAGCGAGCACCGAAGCAGACGATTACTACCAACAAGTAGAAAATGGCAAACTTGTTCTTTATGTAAACAGTGAATATAGTGCATCTTATGAGCCTCAAACGAACACATCTACAACTGCTCGAATGACAACTGCCGAAGAAGTACATCTGCGTTCTGAACCAGAGTCACTTAATCGCAAGCAAGAAACTAACCCTAGCAAACGCAATATTCAAGATACAGAAGCGATCAATACAAACCATCACCGAAATGAATCAGATATTACAAACATGGTAGAAGCCAAAAAGAACCAACATCATTTATATTAGATACCAAAGACGTATCCGAATGAGTATTCGGATACGTCTTTTCTCCTATCGACAGGTTTATTTTATACGTGCTAAAGGGTAAATAACTTTTAGCAAACTGAATTGGCACATTTAATATAGGAGGAATTAGGCATGGAGAAAAAAGAAGGTAAACTCATCGGGCTTTTTGATGCACAAGCACCACTGTTAATCCAAGTCGGCCAATTAAAAGCAGCGGGATACGAAGAAGAAGAATTGTTTGTAGTATCAAAGCACGATGAACAAATTGACTTGCTAATTGCTCATACCGCCGTTCATATCGACACACAAGACCGAGATAACTTTAAAGGCAAACTTATTTCGTTTCTAGCGGGTGATGATATCACAAAAGATGCTTTTAACCGAATGGGATTAGGCGAAGAGGCCACCGATTATTATTTCCAGCAAGTCGAACTCGGTAAACTCCTTCTTTACACGAGCAGTCAACCAGTAGCCGCAATTCACTCAGAAACCGAGTTACAGGCGGAACCTCAAGTTGATACAGAAGAACAATCTCTTGCTTTACACGAAGAACGTTTGAGCACTGACAAAAACAAAACTCAAACAGGTGAAGTCCAAGTTCATAAACAAATGGTTGAAGAAGATAAAGAGATCCAAGTACCTGTGGAACGCGAAGAAGTTGTTGTTGAAAGACGAAGTGCTTCAACTTCCAAAACTGATCATGAAGAACCAGAACTAACTCCAGCACAAGTGTATGAAAAAGGTGATGCCATCCACATTCCACTTACTGAAGAACGCCTTGACATTGGCAAAAAACAAGTGGTCCGTGAAGAAATTGTCATTGGTAAACGTAAAGTTAAAGATGTTCAAGTGGTAAACGAAACTGTGCGTCGCGAAGTTGCGGACATTGAAGAAAGTGGAGTCGTCAATCGCGTAGATAAATAAACAAGGCAGCCAAATGGCTGCCTTGTTTTTTGTACATCTTATAAAATGGCCATCGTAATTGCGACAATTATAGCCACAATAATTCCCACAAACAAAATTGCTGGAATAACGATAACAAAAAGCCCTTTCCAAGCAGAAAATCTATGGGCTTGACCTACTGCATTGCTTTGAACAAATAGCGTCCAAATAGACACCCCCCCTATAATAAGGCTAAAAATAATTGTCAGTATGTCCATGCCTTCAACTGGCAATTGGCCAGACTCTGCAAAATAAGTTTCCGGCAGTAGCAATAGCCGTACTTACAGCCGCTCTGATCGGCCCTAAGAAAAAAGCGAGCAACAACATGCCTCCTATTGGTAGAAAATGCTCAGAATTCAACGCTAAAATTTAATATTCCCTTTTTATCTCCGGCATACTCTTTATATGCAAGTCACGCTGCGGGAATGGAATTTCGATGTCCTGCTCAGCAAACAGTCGGTTAATGCGGAAATTCAATGCGCTTTTTGTGGTGATGATCTGGTTAGAGTTAGCAATCCAAACCATCAATTCAAAATCAAGCGATGACTCACCGAAGGCCGAAAAATTGACGAACGGCTCAGGATCCAATAGCACAACGCCACCTTCTTGATGCTCTTCTTGTGCTGCTTGCAACAACACTCTTTTAACCTTTTCAGCATCTGTTCCATAGGCCACACCGACTGGTACCACAAGCCGCATGCGCGGATCGCCATACGAGCGATTAACCACTTGCTCTTCGAGAAAATAGGAATTCGGGACGATAACGTGTTCGTTATGAATCGTCTTGATGACGGTCGAGCGCAGCGAAATCTTGTCGACATCGCCGATTAAATCATCAATAATTACCCGATCACCGACTTTTATCGGTCGTTCGAACAGTAAAATAATACCCGAGATAAAATTCGAGGCAATGTTCTGCAAGCCAAAGCCAATTCCTACACCAAGCACACCAGCAAATACTGTCAAAGCGCTCAAGTCCAAGCCAACCGTCGTCAAACTGACGAGTATAGCGATGGCCATCACGGTATAATGGAACATGCGATCGAATGTATAGCTCAGGCCTCGATCTAAATGGTAGCGTTGATAGACATTCGGCAAAATATAGCGCGTGATGATTTTTGCTGCGCGGTTCGCGAGCGACACGATCAAGATAACCAGAATCAGTAGAAATGCCGTAATTTCGACATTGCCAAGGTCAAATAACCGGTTGAACATCCAGCCCGACTCGGAAAAATAAAAAATCATAAAAAGCAAAATCCCGTAAGTCGTTGCCCAGTTTAATATGCTTCGCAAAATCGAATCGACGTGTCGAAACATCCGTTTTTTGCTTAA includes:
- a CDS encoding TraB/GumN family protein; the encoded protein is MIEDNITRIEYGEKELILIGTAHVSKASAEQVKAVIEAEQPDSVCIELDAQRYESVTQDSKWKETDIFKVIKDKKASLLLMNLAISSFQNRLADQFGIKPGQEMIQGIASAKEAGAELVLADRNIQVTFSRIWGNIGFMGKAQLLTSVFFSIFSKETISEEDLEKMKSQDTLNAVMDDFTQVFPKLKTPLIDERDQYLAQKIKEAPGKKIVAVLGAAHVPGIIKEVHNDHDLKKLSEVPPKSKWPKVIGWAIPLALVAMIAITFMNNPAAGIDQTVSWILWTACLGAIGAAIAFGHPLAILTAFVGGPIGALHPLLAAGWFSGLAQAYVRRPNVGDFQTLSKDVFTLKGFWDNKVTRVLLVVVLTNLGTAAGNVIGGLDVIRLFFQNL
- a CDS encoding neutral zinc metallopeptidase, yielding MDWKGRKASRNVEDRRGKGGAIVAGGGIGGILIVLLVAFLGGDPGVIMDQLGGSSGTTSNQPYEATPEEEELAEFVSVVLADTEDVWTEVFAEEGMEYVEPTLVLYTGSVESACGTAGASIGPFYCPGDYKLYIDLSFYNELQTQFQAPGDFAMAYVVAHEVGHHVQNLLGVMEEVQPLRNQLSEEEYNKVQVRLELQADYLSGVWAHHAQGMGYLEEGDLQEALTAASAVGDDTIQQRARGYVVPESFTHGSSEQRQRWFKKGFQSGNLKDGDTFNAPDL
- a CDS encoding SAM-dependent methyltransferase, yielding MDEQVYDNHLNIITVGHQQGFTDSLHHHRYEPTPYDLLDVLFTHYPVISEDQLVDVGCGKGRLNFYVYHFFGTKSAGIEMNPVFYAEALENKKRYLEQHEDAESSISFYNCLAQDYQVADQDNKFYFFNPFSVQVFISFLNNVLRSAEEAPRTVDIVLFFAPQEYSEYLETSTAFLLVKEIQLPDFHKEPRERFLIYRLCKMDLN
- the dapA gene encoding 4-hydroxy-tetrahydrodipicolinate synthase, with the translated sequence MNFGQIITAMVTPFDQQGEIDFPATKKLIEHLIANGSDGLVVAGTTGESPTLSIEEKVELFQFTVNTVAGRIPVIAGTGSNNTRASISLTQQAEEVGVDGVMLVTPYYNKPSQEGMYQHFQAIAESTNLPVMLYNIPGRSVVNLSPETIIRLSQISNIVSVKEASGDLDAAAQIIENTPDSFTVYSGDDSLTLPMLSIGGTGIVSVSAHIIGNDMQDMITSFKTGDVKTAAAIHRRLVPTMKALFAAPNPTPVKAALNITGVQVGGVRLPMIPLTVEETVTLRASLPDLHSKAVTN
- a CDS encoding GGDEF domain-containing protein; amino-acid sequence: MHQGVLGGVGVKTMEQQLDRAPCGYLVLDRDLRIVEINSTLRNLTGVENPQHIHELLTIASRMYFQTYFTPSIKMHGTVNEMFLTLKSSTGSMPALMNAVEYDGFYECALIQMSVRGEYEKELLRAKRNAEEINRETIDAYDQLQNLMHEVEDKQQELLALNLELQQLAITDSLTGSKNRRYLEERLTHFLVQAEKGRKVTILLLDIDHFKRVNDTHGHQTGDEVLQELARRLEEVVGSTGIVTRLGGEEFVIIMPDMGAEEGLATGDAICKHMEVANWQSVSVTVSIGVAVYLPGDDTSSWLSRADSYLYKAKADGRNCAYGLI
- a CDS encoding alpha/beta fold hydrolase; translated protein: MKMDILKRNNVRVTGQGEKTLVFGHGFGCDQQVWNNTIMKFQMNYRVVTFDYVGSGNSDKSAYSKERYSTLDGYKQDLLEVCAALELEKLIFVGHSVSSMIGLLASIEQPELMEKMIMIGPSPYYMNEPGYNGGFERSDIDELLDMMEINYKEWAKYLAPVVMLNEERPQLAENFEEILCSNDPMIARQFAEVTFTSDLRDQLDKVTIPTLILQPKFDAIVPVEIGAYIHEKIADSRLVIMEAVGHNPHLSDVEETVACIKGYLAE
- the rpsN gene encoding 30S ribosomal protein S14, whose product is MAKKSKVARHKKQQALVAKFAEKRQELKEKGDFVALAKLPKDSSPTRLNNRCVVTGRPRSFMRKFGISRITFRELAHKGQIPGVKKASW
- the rpmG gene encoding 50S ribosomal protein L33, whose amino-acid sequence is MRVNITLACTETGDRNYSTTKNKRTNPERIELKKYSPRLRKVTLHRETK
- a CDS encoding GTP-binding protein, yielding MRSPVPITVLSGYLGAGKTTLLNHLLSNRENLKVAVIVNDMSEVNIDASLIEQGGFSKTTEKLVQLQNGCICCTLREDLMIEVEKLVNRGEIDCIVIESSGISEPLPVAQTFTYQDEVVGIDLSKSCRLDTLVTVVDGYAFWKDFASGESLLDRSQEATEDDIRDISDLLIDQIEFANVILLNKLDLIPQKEKNQLKELLATLNPDAEIIETIHSKVALDKVINTGLFDFEKSSQSAGWIKELNEEHIPESEEYGIASFVYRSQQPFHPQRLMDWILQWPAEIVRAKGFLWLATRSETAVLLSQAGPSLGIEYAGQWDLENGIKMTELVLIGIDMDQSSIVKELDLCLLTDEEKEQDWTKFNDPLPKFQLLV
- a CDS encoding general stress protein, with the protein product MTNEGTTLIQSYDVQAEVLHKINELKAQGFKEEDMYVIAKYDNQLSMVQGQTNVHLDAQEEENIMSKFKAFISGEDSTRHAFTQMGLASTEADDYYQQVENGKLVLYVNSEYSASYEPQTNTSTTARMTTAEEVHLRSEPESLNRKQETNPSKRNIQDTEAINTNHHRNESDITNMVEAKKNQHHLY
- a CDS encoding DUF2382 domain-containing protein, which gives rise to MEKKEGKLIGLFDAQAPLLIQVGQLKAAGYEEEELFVVSKHDEQIDLLIAHTAVHIDTQDRDNFKGKLISFLAGDDITKDAFNRMGLGEEATDYYFQQVELGKLLLYTSSQPVAAIHSETELQAEPQVDTEEQSLALHEERLSTDKNKTQTGEVQVHKQMVEEDKEIQVPVEREEVVVERRSASTSKTDHEEPELTPAQVYEKGDAIHIPLTEERLDIGKKQVVREEIVIGKRKVKDVQVVNETVRREVADIEESGVVNRVDK
- a CDS encoding mechanosensitive ion channel family protein — translated: MLLTIQPEELTKHWYEVFEQIEWTEVLLFLFYVACIFLVRAVVLAISRRLSKKRMFRHVDSILRSILNWATTYGILLFMIFYFSESGWMFNRLFDLGNVEITAFLLILVILIVSLANRAAKIITRYILPNVYQRYHLDRGLSYTFDRMFHYTVMAIAILVSLTTVGLDLSALTVFAGVLGVGIGFGLQNIASNFISGIILLFERPIKVGDRVIIDDLIGDVDKISLRSTVIKTIHNEHVIVPNSYFLEEQVVNRSYGDPRMRLVVPVGVAYGTDAEKVKRVLLQAAQEEHQEGGVVLLDPEPFVNFSAFGESSLDFELMVWIANSNQIITTKSALNFRINRLFAEQDIEIPFPQRDLHIKSMPEIKREY